AGCTTGGGCGTCTGAGCATTCATATGGAGCCCGCCGTTGTTTCAGACAGCGGTAGCAAGGCCTAGGCCGCGCATATTCGCTGTCCGGGCCAACCTGTTATGTAAGCTTGCCGCAGGCGCGCAGAAGCGTGCCTCGCATGGCTTGTCAGTAATGGGGTGATGTTCGGTGAGCGAGACTGCGGCAGTCGTCTGTATCCCAGAATTCTGACGCATGTTATTACCGCCATGCGTGGTGGGCACTTTTCCCACAGCCGTCATTGCGAGCGAAGGCCGTTTTATGCCGTTGCAGCACGCCTTGTAACGGGCTGCAACGGTGTGGTTATTCTGATCTCGGCTAGTCGTTGTTTTCAGATTTCTGCCGGATTTCCTGCTCGTTTTCCGCCTCGGCGTTTTCAGCAGCGCCGGAAGCCACTCGCTGCGGAACGGCAGTTTCAACCAGTATACGCCACAGGTTATCAATGCCAAAGCGATTGCTGGACGAGGTGACCACGGGGCGAGTGCCCAGCAGTTCCTGCCATTCGTTCTGCCGGTTGGCGCGTTCGCGCTGGGTGCATTTGTCAGCCTTGGTAAGTACGGGAACAATGTTCAATCCATTGGTGCGGGCAAAAGAAGCAAGATTTTTGTCGAGCATCTGGGGTTCCAGACGGCTGTCCAGCAGCAGGGCCAAGGCCTTGAGGCTGCTGCATTCCACGAGATACCGCT
The Desulfovibrio sp. DNA segment above includes these coding regions:
- the yihA gene encoding ribosome biogenesis GTP-binding protein YihA/YsxC gives rise to the protein MNPILTLETTAYTLEQLISLAEPQIALAGRSNVGKSSLINALAGRKKLAKVSATPGKTRSVNYYKVTPYNFYLVDLPGYGYARASHSEREKWAHLLERYLVECSSLKALALLLDSRLEPQMLDKNLASFARTNGLNIVPVLTKADKCTQRERANRQNEWQELLGTRPVVTSSSNRFGIDNLWRILVETAVPQRVASGAAENAEAENEQEIRQKSENND